One genomic region from Pseudorca crassidens isolate mPseCra1 chromosome 11, mPseCra1.hap1, whole genome shotgun sequence encodes:
- the LOC137201590 gene encoding C-type lectin domain family 4 member E-like, with product MDSSKSSASQSTERGCFSSQVFLWTVAGLCILLLSACFITRCVVSYHTFQLCDEKKFQPLENSTEFSCYNDGLGSVKNCCPLNWVHFQSSCYFFSTNTMTWTASLKNCSNMGAHLVVINTQEEQEFLYSMKPKRKEFYIGLTDQVTEGQWQWVDGTPFTKSLSFWDIGEPNNIVTVEDCATIRDSSNPRQNWNDMPCFFNMFRICEMPERNS from the exons atggatTCATCCAAATCATCTGCATCACAAAGCACAG AAAGAGGATGCTTCTCTTCCCAAGTGTTCTTATGGACCGTTGCTGGGCTCTGCATCCTGCTACTGAGTGCCTGTTTTATCACCAGATGTGTTG TGTCATATCACACCTTTCAGCTCTGTGATGAGAAAAAGTTCCAGCCACTCGAGAATTCCACGGAGTTCTCCTGCTATAATGATGGATTAG GTTCAGTCAAGAATTGCTGTCCATTGAACTGGGTACATTTTCAATCCAGCTGCTATTTCTTTTCTACTAACACCATGACCTGGACAGCAAGCTTAAAAAACTGCTCGAACATGGGAGCTCATCTGGTGGTTATCAACACACAGGAGGAGCAG GAATTCCTTTACAGTATGAAACCTAAAAGGAAAGAGTTTTATATTGGACTGACGGACCAGGTGACTGAGGGTCAGTGGCAATGGGTAGATGGTACACCTTTCACAAAGTCTCTGAG CTTCTGGGATATAGGAGAGCCCAACAACATAGTTACAGTGGAGGACTGCGCCACCATAAGAGACTCTTCAAATCCAAGGCAAAACTGGAATGATATGCCCTGTTTCTTCAATATGTTTCGGATTTGTGAAATGCCAGAAAGAAATAGTTGA